The Nothobranchius furzeri strain GRZ-AD chromosome 6, NfurGRZ-RIMD1, whole genome shotgun sequence genome includes a region encoding these proteins:
- the myoz2b gene encoding myozenin-2b isoform X1 has protein sequence MDLGKKLSTPKDIMLEELSLLSNRGSRLFKMRQRRSEKYTFESIQNEANSLLNNDILNQNTHAMEINVEPETLANAAENTTSEMSAEKNTTLHKTYHSPWEQAILSDPNLADLIQLRMPDPEARLELPEYKSFNRVATPYGGFGKAPRGIKFKLPEVDLSPPQYQELSDPRMKRPTFNRTAQGWISEGTHLIVPTIILEPVSAPESEDL, from the exons ATGGATCTCGGAAAAAAGCTCAGCACTCCCAAAGACATCATGTTGGAGGAGTTGTCGCTGCTTTCAAACAGAGGTTCTCGACTTTTCAAAATGCGCCAGAGGAGGTCTGAGAAATACACGTTTGAAAGTATTCAAAACGAAGCGAACTCCCTCCTGAAC AATGACATTTTGAATCAGAATACACACGCAATGGAAATAAATGTGGAGCCAGAAACTCTTGCAAACGCTGCAGAAAACACAACTTCAG AAATGAGTGCAGAGAAAAACACGACTTTGCACAAAACCTATCACTCTCCGTGGGAGCAGGCCATCCTCAGTGACCCAAACCTCGCCGACTTGATCCAGCTCAGAATGCCGGACCCAGAGGCACGGCTGGAGCTCCCTGAATACAAAAGCTTCAACCG GGTTGCCACTCCTTATGGAGGCTTTGGCAAAGCTCCTAGAGGAATCAAATTCAAGCTCCCTGAGGTGGATCTGAGCCCACCACAGTACCAAGAGCTCAGCGACCCGAGGATGAAGAGACCCACGTTCAACAGGACGGCCCAGGGCTGGATATCGGAGGGCACCCATCTCATCGTACCCACTATCATCCTGGAGCCCGTCAGTGCGCCAGAATCTGAAGACCTGTAG
- the myoz2b gene encoding myozenin-2b isoform X2: MQINVQKLAPFFSQTSSRSLTSNEDKTAPQSQTQDPVGLISTRQKPTIPERACTGNIMDLGKKLSTPKDIMLEELSLLSNRGSRLFKMRQRRSEKYTFESIQNEANSLLNNDILNQNTHAMEINVEPETLANAAENTTSEMSAEKNTTLHKTYHSPWEQAILSDPNLADLIQLRMPDPEARLELPEYKSFNRVATPYGGFGKAPRGIKFKLPEVDLSPPQYQELSDPRMKRPTFNRTAQGWISEGTHLIVPTIILEPVSAPESEDL, translated from the exons atgcagataaatgtgcaaaaattagcaccttttttttctcaaacaagctcgcggtctttaacttcaaatgaagataaaacgg cccctcagagtcaaacacaagatccagtaggcctaataagcaccaggcagaaacccaccattccagagcgggcatgtacag GGAACATCATGGATCTCGGAAAAAAGCTCAGCACTCCCAAAGACATCATGTTGGAGGAGTTGTCGCTGCTTTCAAACAGAGGTTCTCGACTTTTCAAAATGCGCCAGAGGAGGTCTGAGAAATACACGTTTGAAAGTATTCAAAACGAAGCGAACTCCCTCCTGAAC AATGACATTTTGAATCAGAATACACACGCAATGGAAATAAATGTGGAGCCAGAAACTCTTGCAAACGCTGCAGAAAACACAACTTCAG AAATGAGTGCAGAGAAAAACACGACTTTGCACAAAACCTATCACTCTCCGTGGGAGCAGGCCATCCTCAGTGACCCAAACCTCGCCGACTTGATCCAGCTCAGAATGCCGGACCCAGAGGCACGGCTGGAGCTCCCTGAATACAAAAGCTTCAACCG GGTTGCCACTCCTTATGGAGGCTTTGGCAAAGCTCCTAGAGGAATCAAATTCAAGCTCCCTGAGGTGGATCTGAGCCCACCACAGTACCAAGAGCTCAGCGACCCGAGGATGAAGAGACCCACGTTCAACAGGACGGCCCAGGGCTGGATATCGGAGGGCACCCATCTCATCGTACCCACTATCATCCTGGAGCCCGTCAGTGCGCCAGAATCTGAAGACCTGTAG